The Rhodothermales bacterium genome has a window encoding:
- a CDS encoding RNA polymerase sigma factor RpoD/SigA, whose translation MYVPRQQRMLDQYLQEIGQIPLLVPEEEVRLARLIKQGDQEALHKLTRANLRFVVSVAKKYQGQGLTLADLINEGNYGLIKAAQRFDETRGFKFISYAVWWIRQAILQALAEQSRVVRLPLNRIGTISKIRKTSARLAQTHERQPNIEELARELDVDVEKVREAMQHTSRHLSMDAPFNEEDDNSLLDVLPDDEDTAPDDSLMDESLKIDIERALSLLHPREAEITRLYFGIGREHPLTLEEIGQRFGLTRERVRQIKEKALRKLRQKHRREELQMHIG comes from the coding sequence ATGTACGTTCCTCGCCAGCAACGTATGCTGGACCAGTATCTTCAGGAGATCGGGCAGATCCCTCTGCTCGTCCCCGAAGAGGAAGTCAGGTTAGCGCGTCTGATCAAACAGGGCGACCAGGAAGCGCTGCATAAACTGACGCGCGCCAATCTTCGCTTTGTGGTCTCAGTTGCCAAGAAGTATCAGGGACAGGGCCTCACGTTGGCCGACCTGATCAACGAAGGCAACTACGGCCTCATCAAGGCCGCGCAACGCTTTGACGAGACCCGAGGGTTCAAGTTTATTTCCTACGCGGTGTGGTGGATCCGTCAGGCGATTCTGCAGGCGCTCGCCGAGCAAAGCCGCGTCGTGCGGCTCCCGCTGAACCGCATCGGCACGATCTCCAAGATCCGCAAAACGAGTGCTCGCCTCGCGCAGACGCACGAGCGCCAGCCAAATATCGAAGAGCTCGCCCGCGAACTCGACGTCGATGTCGAAAAGGTTCGTGAAGCGATGCAGCATACCAGCCGGCATCTGTCCATGGACGCGCCGTTTAACGAGGAGGACGATAACAGCCTGCTCGACGTGCTCCCGGACGATGAGGATACGGCACCGGACGACTCGCTCATGGACGAGTCGCTCAAAATCGACATCGAACGCGCCCTGAGCCTCCTGCATCCCCGCGAGGCCGAAATCACTCGGCTCTATTTCGGGATCGGTCGCGAGCACCCGCTCACGCTCGAGGAGATCGGCCAGCGCTTCGGGCTCACCCGCGAACGGGTCCGCCAGATCAAGGAAAAGGCACTCCGCAAACTCCGGCAAAAACACCGCCGCGAAGAGCTGCAGATGCACATTGGGTAA
- the folP gene encoding dihydropteroate synthase, translating to MLPTHHPFILDARGKWLDCRRENPAGPVVMGILNVTPDSFSDGGRYTSLDAALARVETMISEGAAIIDVGGESTRPRGRAYGAGASAVAEAEERERVVPIIRAITGRFPDILVSIDTYKPAVARAALEVGAHLVNDVTGLRLFPETAAVAAEAGAPLIVMHSLGRPGEMPHEHPYTDVVAEVYASLDASIQTAQRAGVRDIVVDPGFGFGKTPAENAALIRHTDAFLALGRPVLVGVSRKSSIATFLGDPSRPPDARLFGSLGATAVAVLRGATLVRTHDIRETVDLLRVIAAVTTAAPR from the coding sequence ATGCTTCCTACACACCATCCTTTCATCCTGGACGCTCGCGGAAAGTGGCTCGATTGCCGGCGCGAGAATCCAGCCGGCCCGGTCGTCATGGGCATCCTGAACGTCACGCCGGATTCGTTCTCCGACGGGGGCCGCTACACCTCCCTCGATGCGGCGCTGGCCCGAGTGGAAACGATGATTTCGGAAGGTGCGGCGATCATCGACGTCGGCGGCGAGTCCACGCGGCCGCGGGGGCGGGCCTATGGCGCCGGGGCTAGCGCGGTGGCCGAGGCCGAAGAGCGCGAGCGGGTTGTCCCCATCATCCGAGCCATCACTGGGCGTTTCCCGGACATCCTCGTCTCCATCGACACCTACAAGCCGGCCGTCGCCCGCGCCGCCCTCGAGGTCGGCGCCCACCTCGTCAACGACGTGACGGGTCTCCGCCTCTTCCCCGAGACGGCCGCCGTCGCCGCCGAGGCCGGCGCGCCGCTGATCGTCATGCATTCGCTTGGCCGTCCGGGCGAGATGCCCCACGAGCACCCCTACACCGACGTCGTCGCGGAGGTCTACGCCTCGCTCGACGCCTCGATCCAGACCGCCCAACGCGCCGGCGTGCGCGACATCGTCGTGGACCCCGGCTTTGGTTTCGGGAAGACGCCGGCGGAAAACGCCGCCCTGATTCGCCACACCGACGCCTTTCTCGCGCTGGGCCGGCCTGTGCTGGTGGGTGTCTCCCGCAAAAGCTCGATCGCCACCTTCCTCGGCGACCCCTCCCGCCCGCCGGACGCCCGGCTCTTCGGCAGCCTCGGCGCCACCGCCGTGGCCGTCCTCCGCGGCGCCACGCTCGTCCGCACCCACGACATCCGCGAAACCGTCGATCTGCTGCGGGTCATCGCGGCGGTGACGACAGCCGCGCCCCGTTGA
- the cdaA gene encoding diadenylate cyclase CdaA — MTLFEWFIPIRVVDLIEIGIVAFILYKLYVLMRGTIAVQIFLGIVALSLVQIVVAWADMTMLQTLFRSINEVFAVAVIILFQPEIRRVLFLLGKNNPLAQRFFVPQSQESVISDVISAIAEMSKQRIGALIVFERQTGLRNYIETGTPLQAAISRDLLIAIFFEKNPLHDGALIIRNQRIEAARCILPVSNSNRLSPNLGLRHRAAVGLTEQTDAFVVVVSEETGHISISKSGELISRLTAEELRSYLTDALA, encoded by the coding sequence TTGACGTTATTCGAGTGGTTCATACCGATCCGCGTCGTCGATCTCATCGAGATCGGCATCGTGGCGTTCATCCTGTACAAGCTGTATGTACTGATGCGCGGCACGATCGCCGTCCAGATCTTCCTGGGGATCGTCGCCCTCTCGCTCGTGCAGATCGTTGTCGCCTGGGCGGACATGACGATGCTTCAGACCCTCTTCCGATCGATCAACGAGGTGTTTGCCGTCGCCGTCATCATCCTATTCCAGCCCGAAATCCGTCGCGTCCTGTTCCTGCTCGGCAAAAACAACCCCCTCGCCCAGCGCTTTTTTGTCCCCCAGAGCCAGGAATCCGTTATTTCAGATGTGATCTCCGCGATCGCCGAAATGAGCAAGCAACGGATCGGGGCACTGATCGTATTCGAGCGACAAACGGGGCTGCGCAACTATATTGAAACCGGCACCCCGCTCCAGGCGGCGATCAGCCGTGACCTGCTCATCGCCATATTCTTCGAAAAAAACCCGCTGCACGACGGCGCCCTGATCATCCGCAACCAGCGGATCGAAGCCGCGCGGTGTATCCTACCGGTCTCCAACAGCAACCGGCTCAGTCCGAACCTCGGCCTGCGCCACCGCGCGGCCGTCGGCCTCACCGAGCAGACGGACGCGTTCGTGGTGGTGGTTTCCGAAGAAACCGGCCACATTTCGATCTCGAAAAGCGGAGAATTGATCTCGCGTTTGACCGCCGAGGAGCTCCGTTCCTACCTTACTGACGCGCTGGCGTGA
- a CDS encoding protein-L-isoaspartate(D-aspartate) O-methyltransferase, with protein sequence MTSDDRKYDRLRARLVEDLRVKGIEDERVLAAIGRVPRHRFVEPAMQQRAYEDEALPIGLNQTISQPYTVAHQTLLIEPKRRDRILEIGTGSGYQAAVLCEMGAEVYSIERHQALHDRAKAILRELGYRVITKCGDGTLGWPAFAPYDKIVVTAGAAGVPEALLEQLAQPKGDTSGGCLVIPVGSADEQMMKRIYRTGEHTYRHEETNVFRFVPLVGEGKLIRGNR encoded by the coding sequence GTGACCTCCGACGACCGCAAATACGACCGGCTTCGGGCCCGCCTCGTGGAGGACCTGCGCGTCAAAGGGATCGAGGACGAGCGGGTTCTCGCCGCCATCGGCCGGGTGCCGCGGCACCGGTTTGTCGAGCCGGCCATGCAACAGCGCGCCTACGAAGACGAGGCCCTGCCGATCGGGCTCAACCAGACCATCTCCCAGCCCTACACGGTGGCCCATCAGACCCTGCTGATCGAACCGAAACGGCGCGATCGGATTCTCGAGATCGGCACCGGGAGCGGCTACCAGGCGGCGGTATTATGTGAGATGGGCGCCGAGGTCTATTCCATCGAACGGCATCAGGCCTTGCACGACCGCGCGAAGGCGATCCTGCGGGAGCTCGGCTACCGGGTCATCACCAAGTGCGGAGACGGAACGCTCGGCTGGCCGGCCTTTGCGCCTTACGACAAAATCGTGGTGACCGCCGGCGCCGCCGGCGTGCCCGAAGCGCTGCTGGAACAACTCGCCCAGCCGAAAGGCGACACATCCGGCGGCTGCCTGGTCATCCCCGTCGGATCGGCGGACGAACAGATGATGAAGCGCATTTACCGCACCGGCGAACACACCTATCGACACGAAGAAACCAACGTCTTCCGCTTCGTCCCGCTGGTTGGGGAGGGGAAATTGATCCGGGGGAACCGGTAA